The Zootoca vivipara chromosome 4, rZooViv1.1, whole genome shotgun sequence genome has a segment encoding these proteins:
- the LOC118085241 gene encoding mid1-interacting protein 1-like, protein MEGYVSAVRKMEQTVMFPSLLLGVSLEDQAETFESNSSNGDSSSERDLYEDYTLLKSIKGRAECGLAHLDFQNPSLKEEESKEKADLEDLFHYHVSGLHRVLTQLTRRANAVTSKYNEIMGQINQNEISLRW, encoded by the coding sequence ATGGAAGGATACGTCTCTGCCGTCCGCAAGATGGAGCAAACGGTTATGTTTCCCAGCCTCCTCCTCGGGGTCTCCTTGGAAGACCAGGCTGAAACATTTGAGAGCAACTCGAGCAACGGAGACTCCAGCAGCGAGAGAGACCTGTATGAAGATTACACTCTGCTGAAATCCATCAAGGGGAGGGCAGAGTGTGGCTTAGCACATCTTGACTTCCAGAATCCCAGCCTCAAGGAAGAGGAGAGCAAGGAGAAGGCTGATCTGGAAGATCTTTTCCATTACCACGTGTCTGGCTTGCACCGCGTCCTCACCCAGCTGACCAGGAGGGCCAACGCCGTCACTTCCAAATACAATGAAATCATGGGGCAGATCAACCAGAATGAAATCTCTCTCCGCTGGTGA